In Gadus macrocephalus chromosome 4, ASM3116895v1, the following proteins share a genomic window:
- the LOC132455078 gene encoding uncharacterized protein LOC132455078, with protein MVFVSTKPKSRQYTAADGVRSKRYKAVRGDLPDPDVLKVDEAYQDFMADLAPLITTLSISPGVPLVNSTFGSVQDGSPISYQHPVPVSRVIIHHPDAPSPPPLPLHGHRLDPSTCSFVCTHQQQCNAMALTINFDMARSIERATREQSGSAEWHSLRKMRLTSSRFREVCHVRGHSSAENLAERIRKGGVQTALMKRGLALEPVAIQEYAHIKNISYWPSGFVIHPDAPWLGSSPDGVVFDPTEAPPFGLVEVKCPNVKSYVDCGYLRMQNGALRLKPSHSYYWQVQGQLLITGMQWCDFVVFAEDDVLVQRIYKDAEVARVIRERGDYLFFYHFLI; from the exons ATGGTATTTGTCTCAACCAAACCAAAGTCGAGACAGTACACAGCTGCTGATGGTGTGAG GAGCAAGCGCTACAAAGCAGTGCGGGGGGACTTGCCAGACCCAGATGTCCTGAAGGTCGACGAGGCATACCAGGACTTCATGGCAGACCTTGCACCATTAATCACCACGCTCTCCATAAGTCCTGGTGTCCCCCTCGTCAATTCCACTTTTGGGAGCGTTCAAGATGGAAGCCCTATTTCTTATCAGCACCCTGTGCCAGTGAGTAGGGTCATCATCCACCACCCAGAcgcaccctctccacccccactgCCGTTACATGGTCACAGGCTGGACCCAAGCACATGTTCCTTTGTGTGCACTCACCAACAACAATGTAATGCAATGGCGCTTACCATCAATTTCGACATGGCAAGATCCATTGAGAGGGCCACAAGGGAACAGAGTGGTAGCGCAGAATGGCACAGCCTGAGGAAGATGAGGCTCACCTCCTCAAGGTTCCGGGAGGTGTGCCATGTCAGAGGTCACAGCTCTGCTGAGAACCTTGCCGAACGTATCCGCAAAGGTGGGGTTCAGACAGCTCTGATGAAGAGGGGGCTTGCACTGGAGCCAGTAGCTATTCAGGAGTATGCCCACATTAAAAACATCAGCTACTGGCCATCAGGATTTGTCATCCATCCAGATGCTCCCTGGCTCGGTTCTTCTCCAGATGGGGTCGTTTTTGATCCCACGGAGGCACCACCATTTgggctggtggaggtgaagTGTCCTAACGTGAAGAGCTACGTGGACTGCGGGTACCTGCGCATGCAGAATGGCGCCCTCCGTCTGAAGCCAAGCCACAGCTACTACTGGCAGGTGCAAGGCCAGCTGCTTATCACAGGGATGCAGTGGTGTGATTTTGTGGTTTTTGCAGAGGATGATGTTCTTGTGCAAAGAATTTATAAAGATGCTGAGGTTGCCAGGGTcataagggagaggggggattatttatttttctatcattttttaatctga